In a genomic window of Nocardia fluminea:
- the puuE gene encoding allantoinase PuuE — protein MSDIRDFVGYGANPPDPRWPGEARIAVQFVLNYEEGGENNVLDGSPHSETFLSEMTPADAFPNRHMSMESLYEYGSRAGLWRVLRAFERRGLPLTVFAVARAMQRNPEAVAAFSELGHEIACHGLAWKSYQLVDRETERAEMAEAIRILTELTGSAPLGWYTGRDSPNTRELVVEHGGFVYDSDSYADDLPYWTEVRGRNHLVVPYTLDTNDMRFSSPAGFANGDEFYAHLRDAFDVLYREGAEDTPKMLSVGLHCRIAGRPARTAALERFLDHVQSHDRVWITRRIDIAEHWRKVHPAGVGLADG, from the coding sequence ATGAGCGATATCCGCGATTTTGTGGGGTACGGCGCGAATCCGCCCGACCCGCGATGGCCCGGCGAGGCGCGGATCGCCGTGCAGTTCGTGCTGAATTACGAAGAGGGCGGGGAGAACAACGTCCTCGACGGTTCGCCGCACTCGGAGACCTTCCTCTCCGAGATGACGCCCGCCGACGCTTTCCCCAACCGGCACATGAGCATGGAGTCGCTCTACGAATACGGTTCGCGCGCCGGGCTGTGGCGGGTACTGCGCGCGTTCGAACGGCGCGGGCTTCCGCTCACTGTTTTCGCGGTGGCTCGCGCGATGCAACGCAATCCCGAAGCGGTAGCGGCTTTTTCCGAACTCGGCCACGAAATCGCCTGCCACGGACTGGCATGGAAGTCCTACCAGCTGGTCGATCGCGAGACCGAACGCGCCGAGATGGCCGAGGCGATCCGCATCCTCACCGAGCTCACCGGCTCGGCCCCCCTCGGCTGGTACACCGGCCGCGACTCCCCGAACACCCGCGAATTGGTGGTCGAACACGGCGGTTTCGTCTACGACTCCGACTCCTACGCCGACGATCTGCCCTACTGGACCGAGGTGCGCGGCCGGAACCACCTGGTGGTGCCGTACACCCTCGACACCAACGACATGCGTTTCTCCTCCCCGGCCGGCTTCGCCAACGGCGACGAGTTCTACGCCCACCTGCGCGACGCCTTCGACGTCCTCTACCGCGAAGGCGCCGAAGACACCCCGAAAATGCTCTCCGTCGGCCTGCACTGCCGCATCGCCGGCCGCCCCGCCCGCACCGCCGCCCTGGAACGCTTCCTCGACCACGTCCAATCCCACGACCGAGTGTGGATCACACGCCGCATCGACATCGCCGAACACTGGCGAAAAGTGCATCCGGCGGGCGTCGGCCTCGCGGACGGGTGA
- a CDS encoding DUF4365 domain-containing protein, with protein sequence MLDPHHHQGKFGHDYIRVLASAAGLVWSTDDLDVDGVDLTIKQPGRTRYGFSPQIEVQIKTVSRPKYRQGQLLFGGLSHTQFNQLAGTDFAVPRYLFAVHVPAVTDLFTDSVTGGLMLRHTGYFLSMRDRARFAVDNAKRKVAVPIPVSNVLDVEALAALVAGSSR encoded by the coding sequence GTGCTCGATCCGCATCACCATCAGGGGAAGTTCGGGCACGATTACATTCGCGTGCTCGCCTCGGCGGCCGGTCTCGTCTGGTCGACCGATGATCTCGATGTCGACGGGGTCGACCTCACCATCAAGCAGCCGGGCCGGACGAGATATGGGTTCTCCCCACAGATCGAAGTGCAGATCAAGACCGTGTCGCGGCCGAAATACCGGCAGGGGCAACTGCTGTTCGGCGGGCTCAGTCATACCCAGTTCAACCAGCTCGCCGGCACCGATTTCGCCGTTCCGCGTTACCTTTTCGCCGTTCACGTGCCCGCTGTCACCGACCTGTTCACCGACTCTGTCACCGGCGGGTTGATGCTGCGCCATACGGGTTACTTCCTCTCGATGCGTGATCGGGCCCGATTCGCTGTCGACAACGCCAAGCGCAAGGTGGCCGTACCGATTCCGGTCAGCAATGTGCTCGACGTCGAGGCGCTCGCCGCGCTCGTCGCCGGATCGTCGCGGTAG
- a CDS encoding DUF6986 family protein encodes MNTRLPEHIRARFDSVLDSVDADLRARYPGAGERIQPVHTAYVPADRATAQTPAEWGATALELLHRHADFLVGLDVTGSLPAVRRQLADRPVQDMRIDFEDGYGFRDDADEDAAAKAAGEALAAWADQPGGPVSFGVRTKGLAANERRRALRTLELVLDGAGDALPGFVFTVPKIRAAEQVSAIVDLCTGLERGHGLPERSLRFELQIESPQAIIAPDGTAPIAKMIHLADGRCSALHFGTYDYTAACGIAATDQALDHPAADFAKSVMQVAAAQTGVWICDGSTQIVPDADPEGAMANHHRLVDRALRRGFYQGWDMHPGHLITRWLATYDFFRSASEVAVPRLIAYLDRRDGGVMDEPATAEALANTVLRGLRAGAFTEAELQATAPDLTGAVLRDLAARRVRAT; translated from the coding sequence GTGAATACTCGCCTGCCCGAACATATTCGAGCCCGCTTCGACTCGGTGCTCGACTCCGTCGACGCCGACCTGCGCGCGCGCTACCCAGGTGCGGGTGAGCGGATCCAGCCCGTGCACACCGCCTACGTTCCGGCCGACCGCGCCACCGCGCAGACCCCCGCCGAGTGGGGTGCCACCGCCTTGGAGCTGCTGCATCGCCACGCCGACTTCCTGGTGGGTCTCGATGTCACCGGTTCGCTGCCCGCGGTCCGGCGGCAGCTCGCGGACCGGCCGGTGCAGGACATGCGCATCGACTTCGAAGACGGGTACGGGTTCCGCGACGACGCGGACGAGGACGCGGCGGCCAAGGCGGCGGGCGAGGCGCTGGCGGCGTGGGCGGATCAGCCCGGCGGACCGGTCTCGTTCGGTGTGCGCACGAAAGGGCTCGCCGCGAACGAACGTCGGCGCGCGTTGCGCACGCTCGAACTCGTCCTCGACGGGGCGGGCGACGCGCTGCCCGGATTCGTGTTCACGGTGCCGAAGATCCGCGCCGCGGAACAGGTGTCGGCGATCGTCGACCTGTGCACCGGGCTCGAGCGCGGCCACGGCCTGCCCGAACGGTCGCTGCGCTTCGAACTCCAGATCGAGAGCCCGCAGGCGATCATCGCGCCCGACGGCACCGCGCCCATCGCCAAGATGATCCACCTGGCCGACGGGCGCTGTAGCGCACTGCATTTCGGCACCTACGACTACACCGCCGCCTGCGGCATCGCGGCCACCGATCAGGCCCTCGATCATCCGGCCGCCGATTTCGCGAAGTCGGTGATGCAGGTCGCCGCCGCGCAGACCGGGGTATGGATCTGCGACGGCTCGACCCAGATCGTCCCCGACGCCGATCCCGAAGGCGCGATGGCCAACCACCACCGCCTGGTCGACCGGGCCCTGCGTCGCGGCTTCTACCAGGGCTGGGACATGCACCCCGGTCACCTGATCACCCGCTGGCTCGCCACCTATGACTTCTTCCGCAGCGCGTCCGAGGTGGCGGTGCCGCGCTTGATCGCCTATCTGGACCGGCGCGACGGAGGCGTCATGGACGAGCCCGCGACGGCGGAAGCCTTGGCGAACACCGTGTTGCGCGGCCTCCGGGCCGGCGCGTTCACCGAGGCCGAACTTCAGGCCACGGCACCGGATCTGACCGGCGCGGTGCTGCGCGATCTCGCCGCTCGGCGGGTGCGCGCGACGTGA
- the aceA gene encoding isocitrate lyase, whose product MSLPGTPKTAAEIQQDWDTNPRWKGLTRTYSAEQVSKLQGNVVEEHTLARRGSEILWDLVNNEDYINSLGALTGNQAVQQVRAGLKAIYLSGWQVAGDANLSGHTYPDQSLYPANSVPAVVRRINNALSRADEISKVEGDESVKNWLAPIVADAEAGFGGALNAYELQKAMIVAGAAGVHWEDQLASEKKCGHLGGKVLIPTQQHIRTLTSARLAADVADVPSVIIARTDAEAATLITSDVDERDREFLDGTRTAEGFFGVKNGIEPCIARAKAYAPFADLIWMETGIPDLEVARKFAESVRSEFPDQLLAYNCSPSFNWKAHLDDATIAKFQRELGAMGFKFQFITLAGFHSLNYGMFDLAHGYAREGMTAFVDLQEREFKAAAERGFTAIKHQREVGAGYFDTIATTVDPNTSTAALKGSTEEGQFH is encoded by the coding sequence ATGTCTCTCCCCGGCACCCCGAAGACCGCAGCGGAAATCCAGCAGGATTGGGACACCAACCCGCGTTGGAAGGGCCTGACCCGCACCTACTCCGCCGAGCAGGTTTCCAAGCTGCAGGGCAACGTCGTCGAGGAGCACACCCTCGCCCGCCGCGGTTCGGAGATCCTGTGGGACCTCGTGAACAACGAGGACTACATCAACTCGCTGGGCGCCCTCACCGGCAACCAGGCCGTGCAGCAGGTTCGCGCCGGCCTGAAAGCCATCTACCTGTCCGGTTGGCAGGTCGCCGGTGACGCCAACCTGTCCGGCCACACCTACCCGGACCAGTCGCTGTACCCGGCGAACTCGGTTCCCGCGGTCGTGCGTCGCATCAACAACGCCCTGTCGCGTGCCGACGAGATCTCCAAGGTCGAGGGCGACGAGTCGGTCAAGAACTGGCTGGCCCCGATCGTGGCCGACGCCGAGGCCGGCTTCGGTGGCGCCCTGAACGCCTACGAGCTGCAGAAGGCCATGATCGTGGCCGGCGCCGCCGGTGTGCACTGGGAAGACCAGCTCGCTTCGGAGAAGAAGTGCGGCCACCTCGGTGGCAAGGTGCTGATCCCCACCCAGCAGCACATCCGCACCCTGACCTCCGCGCGTCTGGCCGCCGACGTCGCCGACGTGCCGTCGGTGATCATCGCCCGCACCGACGCCGAGGCCGCCACCCTCATCACCTCCGACGTGGACGAGCGCGACCGTGAGTTCCTGGACGGCACCCGTACCGCTGAGGGCTTCTTCGGTGTGAAGAACGGCATCGAGCCCTGCATCGCGCGTGCCAAGGCCTACGCCCCCTTCGCCGACCTCATCTGGATGGAGACCGGTATCCCGGATCTCGAGGTCGCCCGCAAGTTCGCCGAGTCGGTTCGCAGCGAGTTCCCGGACCAGCTGCTGGCCTACAACTGCTCGCCTTCGTTCAACTGGAAGGCGCACCTGGACGACGCGACCATCGCGAAGTTCCAGCGTGAGCTCGGCGCGATGGGCTTCAAGTTCCAGTTCATCACCCTGGCGGGCTTCCACTCGCTCAACTACGGCATGTTCGACCTGGCGCACGGCTACGCTCGCGAGGGCATGACCGCGTTCGTCGACCTGCAGGAGCGCGAGTTCAAGGCCGCCGCCGAGCGTGGCTTCACCGCCATCAAGCACCAGCGTGAGGTCGGTGCCGGCTACTTCGACACCATCGCCACCACCGTCGACCCCAACACGTCGACCGCCGCCCTCAAGGGCTCCACCGAAGAGGGTCAGTTCCACTGA
- a CDS encoding alpha/beta hydrolase, with protein MRISRIAAASLTALAAALSLAPVATAQPTEAAGTVVGVESLSAAATLPGSARAERLIYRSTTAGDQPTTTSAAVYFPPGEAPAGGWPVIAWAHGTVGLGDDCAYSVAGPAAVERDWAYLGTWLKQGYAIVAADYAGLGGPGEHPYLNGIAEAHNVVDGVKAATEQYPSLSNKWAVVGQSQGGGAAVFTARYATEFGGPGLNYRGAVGTGVPAYIEDVIGLIGPGVPPIALSSHLTAYVLYILSGLRTTYPDLNIDGLLTDTGRTWLARAQTACIGPLGDELAAAKPSVGSMFARPLSSIPDAHGLLARYMGLPESGYDRPLFLGQGLRDTDVVTPETLRYAAVLQANAQPVTFRAYPTDHDGTVNASLVDSLPFVEDLFG; from the coding sequence ATGAGGATTTCGAGGATCGCGGCGGCATCGCTGACCGCGTTGGCGGCGGCACTGAGCCTGGCGCCGGTGGCGACCGCGCAACCGACCGAGGCGGCGGGCACCGTCGTCGGCGTCGAGTCACTGTCCGCCGCGGCGACCCTGCCCGGCTCGGCCCGCGCCGAGCGCCTGATCTACCGGTCGACCACCGCGGGCGATCAACCCACCACCACCAGCGCTGCCGTGTACTTCCCGCCCGGTGAGGCGCCGGCGGGTGGCTGGCCGGTGATCGCGTGGGCGCACGGCACCGTCGGCCTCGGTGACGACTGCGCGTACAGCGTCGCCGGTCCGGCCGCCGTCGAACGGGATTGGGCCTACCTCGGCACCTGGTTGAAGCAGGGCTACGCGATCGTGGCCGCCGACTACGCGGGCCTCGGCGGACCCGGCGAACATCCCTACCTGAACGGCATCGCCGAAGCGCACAACGTGGTCGACGGAGTCAAGGCCGCGACCGAGCAGTACCCGTCCCTGTCGAACAAGTGGGCCGTGGTCGGCCAGTCCCAGGGCGGCGGCGCCGCGGTGTTCACCGCCCGCTACGCCACCGAGTTCGGCGGCCCCGGCCTGAACTACCGCGGCGCGGTCGGCACCGGGGTGCCCGCCTACATCGAGGACGTCATCGGGCTCATCGGCCCCGGCGTGCCCCCGATCGCACTGAGCTCGCACCTCACCGCGTACGTGCTCTACATCCTCAGCGGCCTGCGCACCACCTACCCCGACCTGAACATCGACGGACTGCTCACCGACACCGGCCGCACCTGGCTCGCCCGCGCCCAAACCGCCTGCATCGGTCCGCTCGGCGACGAACTGGCCGCCGCGAAGCCCTCGGTCGGCAGCATGTTCGCCCGCCCGCTGTCGTCGATCCCCGACGCGCACGGCCTGCTCGCGCGCTACATGGGCCTGCCCGAATCCGGCTACGACCGCCCGCTCTTCCTGGGCCAGGGCCTCCGGGACACCGACGTGGTCACCCCCGAAACCCTCCGCTACGCCGCGGTCCTCCAGGCCAACGCCCAGCCCGTCACCTTCCGCGCCTACCCCACCGACCACGATGGCACCGTCAACGCCTCCCTGGTCGATTCCCTCCCCTTCGTCGAGGACTTGTTCGGCTGA
- the metE gene encoding 5-methyltetrahydropteroyltriglutamate--homocysteine S-methyltransferase has product MVNVTDGFGSSVLGYPRIGPHRELKRALESYWRGSMEREELRAVGRDIQERQFNELAATGLTQVPGNTFSFYDHILDNALLFGAVPSRFKEFADGLDPLDFYFLMARGNPDTPPLELVRFFGTNYHYRQPELDADTTFSLHPEALLDEWDRAAARGIELRPVVLGPVSLLLLSKAGHVPGETEFDTLSLLDQLLPFYEELFEILAKRGSTCVQLDEPCFTGERTPAELAAFEKAYNQLAKAPLRPRILVTGQYGDFGEALRILAASNVEAIGLDLASYRMQPEELAAIPGIRRKRIYAGVISGQNVWRADRFVTLSYLNSIAEVCPDLVVSTGTTLLHVPYDVLAEYDIEGNVADRLAFAKQKVGEVVSLAKALTEGPSENWRKRPTEVHFKQKHAVRQRVYAVTPEMRERAPYDERAVAQQERLNLPLVPATTLGSFPQSAKLRQARYEVASGRLSDDDYRKQVEAEIEATIRLQEDIGLDVFVHGEHERNDMIQFFAEQLDGFATTRFGWVQVYGSRCVRPPILYGDVARPAPMSVEWTTYAQSLTDKPVKGMVTGPVTMLARSFVRQDQPLYETADQVALAIRDEVVDLEKAGIAIIQVDEPAIRELLPARPHGREEYLRWAVGAFKLATSGVRPDTQIHTHIGYSGRTEVVDAIDQLDADVTAIVATRSIEWVIEALTEDLSSGHGLTHGVGPGVYESRSARIPDIDEFDELLTQAANAVTPQRLWANPDGGLKTRHYWQLEPSLRNMVAAARRVRRRALAAQAAAATEE; this is encoded by the coding sequence ATGGTCAACGTCACCGATGGATTCGGGTCGAGCGTTCTCGGATACCCGAGGATCGGTCCGCACCGAGAGCTCAAGCGTGCGCTCGAGTCGTACTGGCGCGGATCGATGGAACGCGAGGAACTGCGCGCGGTAGGTCGCGATATCCAGGAGCGTCAGTTCAACGAGCTGGCCGCGACCGGGCTCACGCAGGTGCCGGGCAACACCTTCTCCTTCTACGATCACATCCTCGACAACGCGCTGCTGTTCGGTGCGGTGCCCTCGCGTTTCAAGGAGTTCGCCGACGGGCTCGACCCGCTCGACTTCTACTTTCTGATGGCGCGCGGCAACCCGGACACCCCGCCGCTCGAGCTGGTGCGTTTCTTCGGCACCAACTACCACTACCGTCAGCCCGAACTCGACGCCGACACCACGTTCTCGCTGCATCCCGAAGCCCTGCTCGACGAGTGGGACCGGGCGGCCGCCCGCGGGATCGAGCTGCGTCCGGTGGTGCTGGGACCGGTGTCGCTGCTGCTGCTGTCGAAGGCCGGGCATGTGCCGGGCGAGACCGAGTTCGACACGCTGAGCCTGCTCGACCAGCTGCTGCCGTTCTACGAGGAGCTGTTCGAGATCCTCGCCAAGCGCGGCTCGACCTGCGTGCAGCTCGACGAACCCTGCTTCACCGGTGAGCGCACTCCCGCCGAGCTGGCCGCGTTCGAGAAGGCCTACAACCAGCTGGCGAAGGCGCCGCTGCGGCCACGCATCCTGGTCACCGGCCAGTACGGCGACTTCGGTGAGGCGCTGCGGATTCTGGCCGCGAGCAATGTCGAGGCCATCGGACTGGATCTGGCCTCCTACCGGATGCAGCCAGAGGAACTGGCAGCGATCCCGGGGATCCGGCGCAAGCGGATCTACGCGGGTGTCATCAGTGGCCAGAACGTGTGGCGCGCCGACCGTTTCGTCACGCTGAGCTACCTCAACTCGATCGCCGAGGTGTGCCCGGATCTGGTGGTCTCGACCGGCACCACGCTGTTGCACGTGCCCTATGACGTGCTCGCCGAGTACGACATCGAAGGCAATGTCGCCGACCGGCTCGCCTTCGCGAAGCAGAAGGTGGGCGAGGTCGTCTCGCTGGCCAAGGCGCTCACCGAGGGCCCGTCGGAGAACTGGCGCAAGCGGCCCACCGAGGTGCACTTCAAGCAGAAGCACGCGGTGCGCCAGCGGGTCTACGCCGTGACGCCCGAGATGCGCGAACGCGCGCCCTACGACGAGCGCGCGGTCGCGCAGCAGGAGCGGTTGAACCTGCCGCTGGTGCCCGCCACCACGCTCGGTTCGTTCCCGCAGAGCGCCAAGCTGCGCCAGGCCCGCTACGAAGTGGCCTCGGGCCGGCTGTCCGACGACGACTACCGCAAGCAGGTCGAGGCCGAGATCGAGGCCACGATCCGGCTCCAGGAAGACATCGGTCTCGACGTGTTCGTGCACGGTGAGCACGAACGCAACGACATGATCCAGTTCTTCGCCGAGCAGCTCGACGGTTTCGCCACCACCCGTTTCGGCTGGGTGCAGGTGTACGGCTCGCGCTGTGTGCGCCCGCCGATCCTCTACGGCGATGTGGCACGACCGGCGCCGATGTCGGTGGAATGGACCACCTACGCGCAGTCGCTGACCGACAAGCCGGTGAAGGGCATGGTCACCGGGCCGGTCACGATGCTGGCTCGGTCGTTCGTCCGCCAGGATCAGCCGCTCTACGAGACGGCCGACCAGGTGGCGCTCGCCATCCGCGACGAAGTGGTCGACCTGGAGAAGGCCGGGATCGCGATCATCCAGGTCGACGAACCCGCCATCCGCGAGCTGCTCCCCGCCCGCCCGCACGGCCGCGAGGAGTACCTGCGCTGGGCGGTCGGCGCCTTCAAGCTGGCCACCTCCGGCGTGCGCCCCGACACCCAGATCCACACCCACATCGGCTACTCCGGTCGCACCGAGGTGGTCGACGCGATCGATCAGCTCGACGCCGACGTCACTGCCATCGTGGCGACCCGCTCGATCGAATGGGTCATCGAGGCGCTCACCGAGGACCTGTCCTCCGGCCACGGCCTCACCCACGGCGTCGGCCCCGGCGTGTACGAGAGCCGCTCGGCCCGCATCCCCGACATCGACGAGTTCGACGAGCTGCTCACCCAGGCCGCGAACGCGGTGACCCCGCAACGATTGTGGGCCAACCCCGACGGCGGCCTCAAGACCCGCCACTACTGGCAGCTCGAGCCCTCACTGCGAAACATGGTGGCGGCCGCACGCCGGGTCCGCCGCCGCGCGTTGGCCGCCCAGGCGGCCGCGGCAACCGAGGAGTAA
- a CDS encoding 3-hydroxybutyryl-CoA dehydrogenase: MSSSEKIQRVGIIGAGQMGAGIAEVCARAHVDVLVYETTRELAAAGRARILRSLDRGVSSGKITEREREQAAWRLRFTSDLSDFADRQLVVEAVVENEEVKTAIFSELDKVVTDPDAVLASNTSSIPIMKIAVATANPERVVGLHFFNPVPVLPLVELVTTLKTSEPVAKRAEQFAAEILGKQIVRSADRSGFVVNALLVPYLLSAIRMVESGFATKDDVDKAMVLGCAHPMGPLALTDLVGLDTVKSIADSMYSEFKEPLYSAPPLLMRMVEAGLLGKKTGAGFYQYSK, from the coding sequence GTGAGCAGCAGCGAGAAGATTCAGCGCGTTGGCATCATCGGCGCCGGACAGATGGGCGCGGGCATCGCGGAGGTGTGCGCACGCGCGCACGTCGACGTCCTCGTCTACGAGACCACGCGTGAACTCGCCGCCGCGGGCCGCGCACGGATCCTGCGTTCGCTGGACCGTGGCGTGAGCAGCGGCAAGATCACCGAGCGTGAGCGGGAGCAGGCCGCATGGCGGCTGCGCTTCACCTCCGATCTCAGCGACTTCGCCGACCGTCAGCTGGTGGTCGAGGCCGTTGTCGAGAACGAAGAGGTCAAGACGGCCATCTTCAGCGAGCTGGACAAGGTCGTCACCGACCCCGACGCCGTGCTCGCCTCCAACACCTCCTCGATCCCGATCATGAAGATCGCCGTCGCCACCGCGAACCCCGAGCGCGTGGTCGGTCTGCACTTCTTCAACCCGGTGCCGGTGCTGCCGCTGGTCGAGCTGGTCACCACTTTGAAGACGAGCGAGCCGGTCGCCAAGCGGGCCGAGCAGTTCGCTGCCGAGATCCTCGGCAAGCAGATCGTGCGCTCGGCCGACCGGTCCGGTTTCGTCGTCAACGCGCTGCTGGTGCCCTACCTGCTCTCGGCCATTCGGATGGTCGAGTCGGGCTTCGCCACCAAGGACGACGTCGACAAGGCGATGGTGCTCGGCTGTGCCCACCCGATGGGCCCGCTGGCGCTGACCGACCTCGTCGGCCTCGACACGGTGAAGTCCATCGCGGACTCGATGTACTCCGAGTTCAAGGAGCCGCTGTACTCCGCCCCGCCGCTGCTGATGCGCATGGTCGAAGCCGGACTGCTCGGTAAGAAGACCGGAGCCGGGTTCTACCAGTACAGCAAATAG
- the alc gene encoding allantoicase → MSRFSGSDDFTLLPDLAVRTLGGSVIWANDEFFAEKENLVNPHPSAYRPATFGHKGQVYDGWETRRHRGRPGDDSAVVRLGVPGVIRGVVVDTAWFKGNFPPEVSLAALAVEGYPPAEQIAARTDWVTLLDRVKVDGDSRNPFAIADENRWTHVKLTMHPDGGVARLRVHGEGRPDTALLGLGPLDLAALENGALVLDCSNRFYSSPNQMLYPGLAREMGDGWETARRRDDGNDWVRIRLAGPGAIRLAEIDTSCFLGNSPGSAALTGFTSDGTEVELLPRTDLLPDTRHRFALRPAAASVVEVRLDIYPDGGLARLRLYGELSA, encoded by the coding sequence GTGAGCCGATTCAGCGGCAGCGACGATTTCACCCTGCTCCCGGATCTGGCCGTCCGCACCCTGGGCGGTTCGGTGATCTGGGCGAACGACGAATTCTTCGCGGAGAAGGAGAACCTGGTCAACCCGCATCCGTCGGCGTACCGGCCCGCGACGTTCGGCCACAAGGGTCAGGTCTACGACGGCTGGGAGACCCGCAGACATCGCGGCAGGCCCGGCGACGATTCGGCCGTCGTGCGCCTCGGTGTGCCCGGCGTGATCCGCGGCGTCGTGGTCGACACGGCCTGGTTCAAAGGCAACTTCCCGCCCGAGGTGTCGCTGGCCGCGTTGGCGGTGGAGGGCTACCCGCCCGCCGAGCAGATCGCCGCCCGCACCGACTGGGTGACCCTGCTCGACCGCGTGAAGGTCGATGGCGACAGCCGCAATCCGTTCGCCATCGCCGACGAGAACCGCTGGACCCATGTGAAACTCACCATGCACCCCGACGGCGGCGTCGCCCGCCTGCGCGTGCACGGCGAAGGCCGCCCCGATACCGCGCTGCTCGGCCTCGGCCCGCTCGATCTCGCCGCGCTGGAGAACGGCGCCCTCGTGCTCGACTGCTCCAACCGCTTCTACAGCTCACCGAACCAGATGCTCTACCCCGGCCTGGCCAGGGAAATGGGCGACGGCTGGGAGACGGCGCGCCGCCGCGACGACGGAAACGACTGGGTACGAATTCGACTCGCCGGGCCGGGGGCGATCCGGCTGGCGGAGATCGATACCTCCTGCTTCCTCGGCAACAGCCCCGGTTCCGCTGCGCTCACCGGATTCACTAGTGACGGAACCGAAGTCGAGCTCCTCCCGCGCACCGATCTGCTACCCGATACCCGCCACCGGTTCGCGCTCCGGCCCGCGGCCGCCTCGGTCGTGGAGGTGCGCCTCGATATCTATCCCGACGGTGGCCTCGCCCGGCTGCGGCTCTACGGGGAGCTCTCCGCATGA